One Brassica napus cultivar Da-Ae chromosome A5, Da-Ae, whole genome shotgun sequence DNA window includes the following coding sequences:
- the LOC111199682 gene encoding uncharacterized protein LOC111199682 gives MVLWELALGTAYFLGLRRSYRLALKTQRRIVSPNHPRIRQFLHRRTHQIFDVALRVHKTIQQRDMEFGRSLGNWILRGLDRMKPSAQVLRPKQIEPSVGKAAKRLLDSTRLKTHVSAKTPQSSEVGRSLFLSLRNLRPKFSPTISMMMKIKPPRPVGSTTQYRPYSDSSLVKPINARGGFDSFIRKDILQWMRQR, from the exons ATGGTGTTGTGGGAGTTAGCTCTGGGAACAGCCTACTTCTTGGGACTCAGGCGGAGTTACCGTCTCGCATTGAAGACCCAGCGTCGGATTGTTAGTCCTAATCATCCAAGGATTCGACAATTTCTCCATAG GAGGACTCATCAAATATTTGATGTGGCACTTAGGGTCCACAAGACCATACAGCAAAGAGACATGGAGTTTGGTCGGAGCCTTGGAAACTGGATTCTCCGAGGGCTCGACCGTATGAAGCCATCAGCTCAGGTTCTACGGCCAAAACAAATAGAGCCAAGCGTAGGCAAGGCTGCGAAGAGGCTATTAGATTCAACGCGTCTCAAAACGCATGTCAGCGCGAAGACTCCTCAGAGTAGTGAAGTCGGTAGGAGCTTGTTCTTGTCCTTGAGGAACTTGAGGCCCAAGTTTTCGCCGACTATctcgatgatgatgaagatcaaGCCGCCGAGACCCGTTGGAAGTACCACTCAGTACAGGCCTTATAGTGATTCCAGTCTTGTGAAACCTATTAACGCTAGAGGCGGGTTTGATAGTTTTATCAGGAAGGACATTTTGCAATGGATGAGGCAGAGATGA
- the LOC111205059 gene encoding LOW QUALITY PROTEIN: uncharacterized protein LOC111205059 (The sequence of the model RefSeq protein was modified relative to this genomic sequence to represent the inferred CDS: deleted 2 bases in 1 codon): MQRLSIDSSASKLHSYGGRKDDTYDHDDLKHKESLSSPPFSSSSAADYDDDELKDFKPRRLSLQSSTHQNGEKLVHFIPVLTLICFIILYLSSHAPSQSDLAQFNGFMRRSKHLESDEDGEISRLMINADALAIRSSIRNLKETSESLPRRRTSHRKIADF; this comes from the exons ATGCAGAGGCTTTCGATAGACTCATCAGCTTCGAAGCTTCATAGCTACGGAGGACGGAAGGACGACACCTATGATCACGATGACTTAAAGCACAAGGAGTCACTCTCCTCTCCACCT TTCTCCTCATCGTCCGCTGCAGATTACGACGATGACGAGCTCAAGGACTTTAAGCCGCGACGGTTATCGCTGCAATCGTCGACGCATCAGAACGGAGAGAAGCTTGTTCACTTCATCCCCGTCCTCACTCTTATCTGTTTCATCATCCTCTACCTCTCTTCTCACGCTCCGTCGCAGTCAG ATTTAGCTCAGTTTAACGGATTCATGCGTCGTTCAAAGCATCTAG AATCCGACGAAGATGGCGAAATCTCGAGGTTGATGATCAATGCCGACGCTCTGGCTATCCGTAGTAGCATAAGGAACTTAAAAGAGACGTCGGAATCGCTTCCCCGTCGCCGAACTTCTCACCGGAAAATAGCCGacttctag
- the LOC111205086 gene encoding NDR1/HIN1-like protein 3, which yields MAGGYGPPIYPPAQTYHSHGRRRGGEVGCSICRCFLNCLGCCGGCILSIVCNILIGIAVCLGVVALILWFILRPNVVKFQVTEANLTRFDLKPQSNRLHYNLSLSFSVRNPNQRLGIHYDRLEARGYYGDQRFAEVDMKSFYQGRKSTTEFGTELNGESLVLLGSGGRKDLREDRKSGVYRIDVKLRFKIRFKFGFLNSWAFKPKIKCHLKVPLSSSGSAGGLQFHPTKCHVDL from the coding sequence ATGGCGGGTGGATACGGACCTCCGATCTATCCTCCTGCACAAACCTACCACAGCCATGGCCGACGCCGCGGCGGCGAAGTAGGTTGCAGCATCTGTCGCTGCTTCTTAAACTGCCTCGGTTGCTGCGGCGGTTGCATCTTAAGCATCGTCTGCAACATCCTCATCGGTATAGCTGTTTGCCTCGGAGTCGTCGCTTTGATCCTCTGGTTCATACTCCGACCCAACGTCGTGAAGTTCCAAGTCACGGAAGCTAATTTAACGAGATTCGATCTCAAACCACAGAGCAATAGACTACATTACAACCTCTCGTTGAGTTTCTCGGTTCGTAACCCTAATCAACGTCTCGGGATACATTACGATCGGTTAGAGGCGAGGGGTTATTACGGTGACCAGCGTTTCGCTGAGGTGGATATGAAGTCGTTTTATCAGGGACGTAAGAGTACGACGGAGTTTGGGACGGAGTTGAACGGAGAGAGTTTGGTTTTGCTGGGTTCCGGTGGCCGGAAGGATCTCAGGGAGGATAGGAAGTCTGGGGTTTACAGGATCGACGTGAAGCTGAGGTTTAAGATCAGGTTTAAGTTTGGGTTTTTGAACTCGTGGGCTTTTAAGCCCAAGATTAAGTGTCATCTCAAGGTTCCTTTGAGTTCCTCTGGGTCTGCCGGAGGGTTGCAGTTTCATCCTACCAAGTGCCACGTGGACCTCTAA